One region of Mucilaginibacter gotjawali genomic DNA includes:
- a CDS encoding efflux RND transporter permease subunit has protein sequence MIANTFIKRPVTAIVISIVLVITGTVSILLLPIDQYPDITPPVVQVNGQFIGADAQTVEQTMATPIEEQVNGTPGMEYMQSNSTNNGAMQLNVTFKIGTPIDVAALDVQNRVSIATPLLPAAASRLGLTVRAVNPSMLMMVAIYAPKDTHNITFLDNYTNIFIQDALLRVPGVGTISRFTDDFSMRVWMNPQKMAAYSIEPQDIITALTAQNVQVAAGTAGVPPQAPTQTYELGILVNGRLSTVPEFQNIIIKNNPQSGKLVYLKDVARVELGKFTFSSNSFVDGHRASYLQIYQAPGSNALQTANGVYAELAKLKQTFPTDVAYSVPFEAVTVVKVSMTDVVRTLLMTLGLVAIVVFLFLQTLRSTLIPILAIPVSIFGTFCFFIPLGFTINTLTMFGFVLAIGIVVDDAIIVVEAVQHYIDHEKMSPKEATYQAMKDISAPVVAIALILAAVFVPVGFIPGIVGRLYQQFAITIAISVIISAFIALSLTPALCTLLLKPTDPAKKNKGLTKWFTKFNEWFDRVTAKYTEGVRRSIKGARYIVILLICVCVGAYFLFQSKPTGFIPSEDDGNLYVTYQLPPASSTAQSVNIMSKLMKVVASTPGVGHYAALSGLNVVTNATNSNNGTIYVQLKPWDERSGDDQQVPGIIKVMQKRIADAGVTNASVEVIQPSPLPGVGSTVGFSMQIEQRSTNDNLQEFEHVVNRFVDSANKNPAITKAFTFYTAHTPNMSLTVDREKCEKLGVSISDVFTTIEAFTGSLYINDFTTYNRTFHVVVQADTVYRALITDMEKYYVRNSGGKMVPLGSVISFKPVEAAPLISHFNIFRSAEIDGSSPPGVSSTDAIAALQKLASIQLPQGYTYEFSGLSYEELKAGSVTMYIFAFSITFVFLFLAALYESWSVPFSVLLAVPIGAFGAILALELVPSLTDNVYAQIGLITLIGLAAKNAILIVEFAKVRVDRGEDLLASTLEAVSLRLRPIIMTSLAFILGVLPLVFATGAGAVARRTIGLTVLGGMTAASTIAIFVVPVLFVLITRWAYGKEKLDYLKANHKELMEKAKKVEAQNIDPELEFELQKSRDLSKS, from the coding sequence ATGATTGCTAATACCTTTATAAAGCGGCCCGTAACTGCAATAGTAATTTCTATTGTGCTGGTAATTACCGGTACCGTTAGCATTTTACTGCTGCCGATTGACCAATATCCTGATATCACCCCACCGGTGGTACAAGTGAATGGGCAGTTTATCGGCGCGGATGCCCAAACCGTGGAACAAACTATGGCGACGCCTATTGAAGAACAGGTAAATGGCACGCCAGGTATGGAGTACATGCAGAGCAACAGCACCAATAATGGGGCGATGCAGCTAAATGTAACTTTTAAAATAGGTACGCCGATTGACGTTGCGGCACTCGATGTGCAAAACCGGGTGAGTATTGCAACGCCGCTATTGCCTGCAGCGGCCAGCAGGTTAGGCCTTACCGTACGGGCGGTTAACCCCAGCATGCTGATGATGGTAGCTATTTACGCGCCAAAAGACACACATAACATCACGTTCCTGGATAACTATACTAATATTTTTATCCAGGATGCGTTGCTGAGGGTACCCGGAGTAGGCACGATAAGCCGTTTTACTGACGACTTTAGTATGCGTGTTTGGATGAACCCGCAAAAGATGGCTGCTTACAGCATTGAGCCGCAGGACATCATTACGGCACTTACCGCTCAAAATGTGCAGGTAGCTGCAGGAACGGCAGGCGTGCCGCCGCAGGCGCCAACACAAACTTATGAATTGGGTATATTGGTAAACGGACGTTTAAGTACAGTTCCGGAGTTTCAAAACATCATTATCAAAAACAACCCCCAATCAGGCAAACTTGTTTACCTGAAGGATGTTGCCCGTGTGGAGTTGGGGAAATTTACTTTTTCGAGCAACTCATTTGTTGACGGGCACCGCGCATCGTACCTGCAGATCTACCAGGCGCCCGGCAGTAATGCGCTGCAAACAGCCAACGGCGTTTACGCCGAACTTGCCAAGTTGAAACAAACTTTCCCGACGGATGTGGCCTACAGTGTTCCGTTTGAAGCGGTAACTGTTGTAAAAGTTTCGATGACGGATGTGGTCAGGACTTTATTGATGACCCTTGGACTGGTAGCCATCGTCGTGTTCCTTTTTCTTCAAACATTAAGATCTACCCTCATCCCCATCCTTGCCATACCTGTATCAATTTTCGGCACATTTTGCTTTTTTATACCGCTAGGATTCACTATCAACACCTTAACCATGTTTGGCTTTGTGCTGGCTATTGGGATAGTTGTGGATGATGCCATCATCGTGGTTGAAGCAGTGCAGCATTATATCGACCATGAAAAGATGTCACCCAAAGAGGCTACTTACCAGGCGATGAAAGACATTTCGGCCCCGGTAGTGGCTATCGCACTTATCCTGGCGGCGGTATTTGTACCCGTGGGTTTTATACCAGGCATTGTAGGCCGCTTGTACCAGCAATTTGCCATCACCATTGCTATTTCAGTAATTATATCAGCTTTTATCGCGCTTTCGCTAACACCGGCGCTTTGTACTCTGCTGCTAAAACCTACAGATCCGGCCAAAAAGAATAAAGGCCTCACCAAATGGTTTACAAAATTCAATGAATGGTTTGACAGGGTAACCGCAAAGTACACTGAAGGGGTACGCCGCAGTATTAAGGGGGCCAGGTATATTGTTATCCTGTTGATTTGTGTATGCGTGGGCGCTTACTTTCTGTTTCAGTCCAAACCCACAGGATTTATTCCATCGGAAGACGACGGCAATTTGTATGTAACTTACCAGCTGCCCCCGGCATCCTCTACGGCACAGTCGGTAAATATAATGTCCAAATTGATGAAAGTAGTTGCAAGCACGCCTGGTGTAGGGCATTATGCTGCGCTATCAGGCCTTAACGTTGTAACTAATGCTACCAATTCCAACAACGGCACTATTTACGTTCAACTGAAACCCTGGGACGAAAGATCAGGTGATGACCAGCAGGTACCGGGCATTATCAAGGTAATGCAAAAACGGATAGCCGATGCCGGCGTTACAAATGCTTCGGTTGAAGTAATACAACCATCGCCGCTTCCCGGTGTTGGTTCAACTGTAGGTTTCAGCATGCAGATAGAACAGCGGAGCACGAACGATAACCTGCAGGAATTTGAGCACGTAGTTAATCGTTTTGTTGATTCAGCTAATAAAAACCCGGCTATAACCAAGGCATTTACCTTTTACACTGCGCATACACCCAACATGAGCCTTACCGTTGACCGGGAAAAATGCGAAAAACTGGGGGTAAGCATATCGGATGTTTTTACCACTATTGAGGCATTTACGGGCAGTTTGTATATCAACGATTTTACTACCTATAACCGTACTTTCCACGTGGTGGTGCAGGCGGATACAGTTTACAGGGCGCTTATTACGGATATGGAGAAGTACTACGTGCGAAACTCCGGCGGCAAAATGGTGCCATTGGGCTCGGTTATCAGTTTTAAGCCTGTAGAAGCGGCCCCGCTGATTTCGCACTTTAATATTTTCCGTTCGGCGGAGATAGACGGGTCTTCGCCACCAGGCGTAAGCTCGACCGATGCAATCGCTGCCTTGCAGAAACTGGCCAGCATACAACTGCCACAAGGTTACACTTATGAGTTTTCAGGTTTAAGCTATGAAGAATTGAAAGCAGGATCAGTGACTATGTATATTTTTGCGTTCTCTATTACGTTCGTATTCCTGTTCCTGGCCGCGCTTTATGAAAGCTGGTCAGTTCCGTTTTCGGTATTGCTTGCGGTCCCGATTGGCGCCTTCGGTGCTATTTTAGCATTGGAACTTGTCCCCTCCCTCACTGACAACGTATATGCTCAGATCGGTTTGATCACCTTGATAGGCTTAGCAGCAAAAAACGCTATCCTTATCGTTGAATTTGCCAAGGTCCGGGTAGATCGGGGCGAGGATCTTCTTGCATCTACGCTGGAGGCTGTGAGCCTTCGTCTGCGACCCATCATCATGACATCGCTGGCCTTCATACTGGGTGTGCTGCCGTTGGTTTTTGCAACAGGCGCGGGTGCTGTGGCCCGGCGTACAATAGGCCTTACCGTACTGGGGGGCATGACTGCAGCTTCTACCATAGCTATTTTTGTTGTGCCGGTACTGTTTGTTTTGATCACCCGCTGGGCCTACGGTAAGGAGAAATTGGATTACCTTAAGGCAAATCACAAAGAACTGATGGAAAAAGCGAAAAAAGTTGAGGCGCAGAATATCGACCCGGAACTGGAGTTTGAATTGCAGAAATCACGTGACTTGAGTAAGTCGTGA